ACCGCCCCTTTCACAAAATAAAACCCAAATAGGGTTAGTACAGCCTCTTACCAGAACTTCCAGATCAGCCTGAGCGTCGAACGAATCCCGTCGGGCCTGTTCTCGACTTCGGTCTCGAAATTGACCGCGCCCATAAAGGTGAGGTCTTTTGTGATATGCCACACAAGACCGGGACCGATCGCGAAAACTTCCTCTTCGGTATCATCAATATTGTCGCCGTCAAATTCATCTTCTTCAAGCTGTTTCAAATAATAACCGGCCACGCCGAGCCTGAGAAAATCGGTCACCGCGTACGCCATCGCGTAATTGAAATGTATCGCCTGGCCCGCCTGAACGTCGAAGGGGCTCGGATGATCGTCGTTCTCCTCGGTCCACAAATAGTGGAAACGAAGGCTGGTTGTCAGCTTGGGGGTGAGGAAATATGTGAACGCGTAGTAAGGATTGATCTGCCAGACGTTGGCGCCGGGATTGAGCCCATAACTATCACTGTACTTGCCCGTTGGGGCGACCACTTGAAACTCGAAACGGTGAAAATACGGCCGGTCAAGCAGCATGTGCGGGCCCCACTGAATGAACGGGCCCACCAGAATATCCCCAAAACCGCCATCGTTTGCAGTCAGGCCGGGAACGTCCGAATCGACATCAACGTCAACAAGAG
This region of Candidatus Abyssobacteria bacterium SURF_5 genomic DNA includes:
- a CDS encoding phenol degradation protein meta; the encoded protein is MKRLAGSLLVITLILFSIPALALNQPPVNLGFTNFLDGASPGPGWYLTEYFQFYNADDLEGDNGQTLDDDLDLDLFVNLNQIIYQSDITFLGGNPGLDIIVPLVDVDVDSDVPGLTANDGGFGDILVGPFIQWGPHMLLDRPYFHRFEFQVVAPTGKYSDSYGLNPGANVWQINPYYAFTYFLTPKLTTSLRFHYLWTEENDDHPSPFDVQAGQAIHFNYAMAYAVTDFLRLGVAGYYLKQLEEDEFDGDNIDDTEEEVFAIGPGLVWHITKDLTFMGAVNFETEVENRPDGIRSTLRLIWKFW